In Pan paniscus chromosome 13, NHGRI_mPanPan1-v2.0_pri, whole genome shotgun sequence, one DNA window encodes the following:
- the RPRM gene encoding protein reprimo → MNPALGNQTDVAGLFLANSSEALERAVRCCTQASVVTDDGFAEGGPDERSLYIMRVVQIAVMCVLSLTVVFGIFFLGCNLLIKSEGMINFLVKDRRPSKEVEAVVVGPY, encoded by the coding sequence ATGAATCCGGCCCTGGGCAACCAGACCGACGTGGCGGGCCTGTTCCTGGCCAACAGCAGCGAGGCGCTGGAGCGAGCCGTGCGCTGCTGCACCCAGGCGTCCGTGGTGACCGACGACGGCTTCGCGGAGGGAGGCCCGGACGAGCGCAGCCTGTACATAATGCGCGTGGTGCAGATCGCGGTCATGTGCGTGCTCTCACTCACCGTGGTCTTCGGCATCTTCTTCCTCGGCTGCAATCTGCTCATCAAGTCCGAGGGCATGATCAACTTCCTCGTGAAGGACCGGAGGCCGTCTAAGGAGGTGGAGGCGGTGGTCGTGGGGCCCTACTGA